A single Triticum dicoccoides isolate Atlit2015 ecotype Zavitan chromosome 2A, WEW_v2.0, whole genome shotgun sequence DNA region contains:
- the LOC119355476 gene encoding plant intracellular Ras-group-related LRR protein 3-like: protein MDPAPQSHPILSYVLSRLPTLSKPRPAAGADFDIEQPPVHTPSPRSPSVGEFELVERMPGLRHASVLHAMTRAVADVSAARSALQELGPRPDHELVDSSRAVVAAAAAGDVAPRVTEEDLEACRTVVRLEEAHDTYEALLHEAEGRLEKVYRSAMEGRDLEEAEGKDESAAGADEVAVQEEVVAVLKQAQEGKPVESVLLVDRQLRYLPEAFGRILGLRVLDVSHNQLQVIPDAIGGLEHLEELRLASNALVSLPDTVGFLSNLKILNVSTNKLRTLPDSISKCRSLVELDASYNGLTYLPTNIGYELINLRKLWVHMNKLRSLPSSICEMQSLYVLDAHFNELCGLPSAIGKLSSLEILDLSSNFSDMKELPFSFGDLLNLREVDLSNNQIHALPDSFGRLDKLEKLNLEQNPLSMPPAEVVKEGVDAVKEYMSKRWLDALLEEEQRSMAAAAAAESPQASTPKAWLARSVSWVSDVGGSLVGYVSGGQTKSEKDSILDQQF from the exons ATGGATCCGGCGCCGCAGTCCCACCCGATCCTCTCCTACGTGCTCTCCCGCCTCCCCACCCTCTCCAAGCCCAGGCCCGCCGCCGGGGCCGACTTCGACATCGAGCAGCCGCCGGTCCACACGCCGTCCCCGCGCTCGCCCTCCGTCGGCGAGTTCGAGCTCGTCGAGCGGATGCCGGGCCTCCGCCACGCCTCCGTGCTCCACGCCATGACCCGCGCCGTCGCCGACGTCTCCGCCGCCCGCTCCGCGCTGCAGGAGCTGGGCCCGCGCCCCGACCACGAGCTCGTCGACTCCTCccgcgccgtcgtcgccgccgccgccgccggcgacgtcgCCCCGCGGGTCACCGAGGAGGACCTCGAGGCGTGCCGCACCGTGGTGCGGCTCGAGGAGGCCCACGACACCTACGAGGCGCTGCTGCACGAGGCCGAGGGGAGGCTCGAGAAGGTCTACCGGTCGGCGATGGAGGGCAGGGACCTGGAGGAGGCCGAGGGGAAGGATGAATCGGCGGCGGGCGCTGATGAGGTGGCGGTGCAGGAGGAAGTCGTCGCCGTGCTGAAGCAGGCCCAGGAGGGCAAGCCGGTGGAGAGCGTGCTCCTCGTGGATCGGCAGCTGCGCTACCTGCCCGAGGCGTTCGGAAGGATCCTGGGACTCCGCGTGCTTGACGTATCACACAACCAGCTCCAG GTTATTCCAGATGCTATAGGAGGGCTTGAACATCTTGAAGAGCTCCGTCTTGCTTCTAATGCCTTGGTTTCTCTTCCTGATACTGTTGGATTTTTGTCCAATCTGAAGATTCTGAATGTGTCGACTAACAAGCTGAGAACACTGCCAGACAGCATCTCAAAGTGCAG GTCGCTAGTTGAGCTTGATGCAAGCTACAATGGGCTCACATATCTGCCAACAAATATTGGCTATGAACTGATTAATCTGCGAAAGCTCTGGGTTCACATGAACAAGTTGCGATCTCTTCCATCATCTATCTGTGAGATGCAATCACTATACGTCCTGGATGCTCATTTCAATGAACTATGCGGTCTGCCATCTGCCATAGGGAAGCTTTCCAGCCTTGAAATCCTCGACCTGAGCAGCAACTTCAGCGACATGAAGGAGCTCCCTTTCTCATTCGGTGACCTGCTGAACCTGCGGGAGGTTGACCTCAGCAACAACCAGATCCATGCTCTTCCCGACAGTTTTGGCCGGCTTGACAAGCTGGAGAAGCTTAACCTGGAGCAGAACCCTCTGTCCATGCCACCAGCGGAGGTCGTGAAGGAAGGTGTAGACGCTGTGAAAGAGTACATGTCAAAGAGGTGGCTTGATGCGTTGCTCGAGGAAGAACAGAGGAGcatggcggcagcagcagcagcagagagcCCGCAGGCGTCGACTCCCAAGGCTTGGCTGGCGCGCAGCGTCTCATGGGTCTCGGACGTTGGGGGGAGCCTTGTGGGCTATGTCAGTGGTGGCCAGACCAAGTCGGAGAAAGACTCGATCCTCGACCAGCAGTTCTGA